One genomic segment of Aminivibrio sp. includes these proteins:
- a CDS encoding aldehyde ferredoxin oxidoreductase family protein — translation MDKLAMKLLAEWSYDRAPLHRGYTRKYLVVDLGDGDGKYSHTIHDIDEDMIDTFTGGRGFGLKILWDAVSPAGRWDSPENALVISGGPICGITQYPGTGKTYTVFLSPLTEQTYNSNAGGYFGPYLKASGFDALAVTGKSPEYVVVSIDGDEGKVRVYAAPTDERNAYAVTEALHQAFAKNEDDLVSVSVVTAGRGAEHSWWGALNVSFYDPRRKVARLKQAGRGGGGTVLRDKGILALVVRKSGFTGSENDPADLATLQKVGTKLHREIRNNDDVQSLMRTTGTTHLNKIMNDYDILPVNNYKYGRSDAIGAITPEEYKKLFTQGYADGCWYGCSMACAKTVDGFELRTGPDRGKKVTVDGPEYETAAGLGPNVGVFDPRWTIESNYYADHYALDTISLGTGLAFVCECYELGLITKEHTGGLELRFGAADQLMELIHRMVDGRDEFALAVGKGIRKMKDIFARRYGADRAVMEKIGMEGQGLEVSQYRCQESVAQWGGYFLTLKGPQHDEAWVIFMDMVNKQLPTFEDKAEALFYFPNFRLWFSLVGVCKLPWNDVEPEDNRIRYKGIEAAKVPEHVQNYLDIYEAVTGKPLSEEDMILQSERVYNYERIFNYRMGKGTRKEHTIPDRALGPVFPDEWNVRKDYFEKKLEEAGIRGDGLSVEEKIARLQEHRRREWEKLVDAVYARRGWDRNGVPTKETVERLGLDSPEVLEVLEPYWKSAGRA, via the coding sequence ATGGACAAACTTGCCATGAAGCTCCTCGCCGAATGGAGCTACGACCGAGCCCCTCTGCACCGGGGCTACACCCGGAAATACCTCGTCGTCGACCTTGGGGACGGAGACGGGAAGTACAGCCATACCATCCATGACATAGACGAGGACATGATCGACACCTTCACCGGAGGCAGGGGTTTCGGTCTCAAGATTCTCTGGGACGCCGTCAGCCCTGCCGGCCGGTGGGACTCCCCCGAAAACGCCCTTGTCATCTCCGGAGGCCCCATCTGCGGCATCACGCAGTACCCCGGCACCGGCAAGACCTACACTGTTTTCCTCTCGCCCCTCACGGAGCAGACCTACAACAGCAACGCAGGAGGGTACTTCGGTCCTTACCTCAAGGCCTCCGGTTTTGACGCCCTTGCCGTCACCGGCAAGTCTCCGGAGTACGTGGTTGTCTCCATTGACGGTGACGAAGGGAAAGTGCGCGTGTACGCCGCCCCCACGGACGAGCGGAACGCCTACGCCGTCACCGAAGCTCTCCATCAGGCCTTCGCCAAAAACGAAGACGACCTGGTCTCCGTCTCTGTTGTCACGGCCGGCCGGGGAGCCGAGCACAGCTGGTGGGGAGCCCTGAACGTCAGTTTCTACGACCCCCGCAGAAAAGTTGCGCGGCTCAAGCAGGCAGGAAGGGGAGGGGGCGGCACCGTTCTCCGGGACAAGGGGATTCTCGCCCTGGTCGTCCGCAAAAGCGGCTTCACGGGAAGCGAAAACGACCCCGCCGACCTAGCCACCCTGCAGAAAGTCGGCACCAAGCTCCACCGGGAAATTCGGAACAACGACGACGTCCAGAGTCTCATGCGGACCACCGGCACCACGCACCTCAACAAAATCATGAACGACTACGACATTCTGCCCGTCAACAACTACAAATACGGCAGATCGGACGCCATCGGCGCCATCACCCCCGAAGAATACAAGAAACTCTTCACCCAGGGGTACGCCGACGGGTGCTGGTACGGTTGCTCCATGGCCTGCGCCAAGACCGTGGACGGTTTTGAACTCCGCACCGGCCCGGACCGTGGCAAAAAAGTCACCGTGGACGGCCCTGAATACGAAACCGCCGCCGGACTCGGCCCCAACGTCGGAGTCTTCGACCCCCGGTGGACCATAGAAAGCAACTATTACGCCGACCACTACGCCCTTGACACCATCTCGCTGGGCACCGGGCTCGCCTTCGTCTGCGAATGCTACGAACTCGGGCTTATCACCAAAGAACACACCGGCGGACTGGAGCTCCGGTTCGGAGCCGCGGACCAGCTCATGGAACTCATCCACCGCATGGTGGACGGCCGGGACGAATTCGCCCTTGCCGTCGGGAAAGGCATCCGGAAAATGAAAGACATCTTCGCCCGACGGTACGGCGCCGACCGGGCCGTCATGGAGAAAATCGGCATGGAAGGGCAGGGACTAGAAGTCTCCCAGTACCGGTGCCAGGAATCCGTCGCCCAGTGGGGAGGGTACTTCCTCACCCTCAAGGGACCCCAGCACGACGAAGCGTGGGTCATCTTCATGGACATGGTCAACAAGCAGCTTCCCACCTTTGAAGACAAAGCCGAGGCCCTGTTTTACTTCCCCAACTTTCGTCTCTGGTTCTCCCTTGTCGGAGTCTGCAAACTTCCGTGGAACGACGTGGAACCCGAGGACAACCGCATCCGGTACAAAGGCATCGAAGCGGCCAAAGTTCCCGAGCACGTGCAGAACTACCTTGACATCTACGAAGCGGTCACGGGGAAGCCTCTCAGCGAGGAAGACATGATCCTCCAGTCCGAGCGGGTCTACAACTACGAGCGGATCTTCAACTACCGCATGGGGAAGGGGACCAGGAAAGAGCACACCATCCCCGACCGAGCCCTCGGCCCCGTGTTTCCGGACGAATGGAACGTGAGGAAGGACTACTTCGAGAAGAAGCTTGAGGAGGCGGGCATCCGCGGAGACGGTCTCTCCGTGGAGGAGAAGATTGCCCGGCTGCAGGAACACCGTCGTAGAGAATGGGAGAAGCTGGTGGACGCCGTGTACGCCCGGCGCGGCTGGGACAGGAACGGAGTGCCGACGAAAGAGACCGTGGAGCGCCTTGGGCTGGACAGCCCCGAAGTGCTTGAAGTCCTCGAACCTTACTGGAAGTCCGCGGGAAGAGCATGA
- a CDS encoding glycyl-radical enzyme activating protein, with the protein MIRGIVFDIKRYSIHDGPGIRTTFFLKGCPLSCWWCHNPEGMSHRPILIRHPNRCIGCGRCTVSCPTGAWDRTADGQLRRDKGKCILCGKCAEVCPPAAIEIAGREMTPAEVVLEAKKDIPFYDESGGGVTFSGGEPLFQSSFLVACLLRLQEAEVHTAVDTSGYCEESKILEAAEIADLFLFDIKHVDPKKHEYYTGVSNSIILSNLEKLDEVLVRRGRGRINIRMPLIPGINDDPHNLEAVAELSASLKTLSGVNILPYHSTGEGKYRNLGMEYKMGKYLPPREDKIAEALDIFRRQGIEAVKGG; encoded by the coding sequence ATGATCAGGGGAATCGTGTTCGATATTAAGCGATATTCCATCCACGACGGACCGGGGATACGAACTACGTTCTTTCTGAAAGGATGTCCTCTTTCCTGCTGGTGGTGCCATAATCCGGAAGGGATGTCCCACCGGCCCATTCTTATCCGTCACCCGAACCGCTGCATCGGCTGCGGCCGCTGTACGGTGTCATGTCCGACGGGTGCCTGGGACAGGACTGCAGACGGACAGCTCAGGCGAGACAAGGGAAAATGCATTCTCTGCGGAAAATGTGCGGAAGTATGTCCTCCCGCTGCAATCGAAATCGCCGGGAGAGAGATGACGCCAGCGGAAGTTGTACTGGAAGCAAAAAAAGACATCCCGTTTTATGACGAATCCGGGGGAGGGGTCACCTTTTCCGGAGGCGAACCCCTCTTTCAGAGCAGTTTCCTTGTCGCCTGCCTCCTGAGGCTGCAGGAGGCAGAGGTACATACGGCCGTGGATACTTCAGGGTACTGTGAAGAAAGCAAAATCCTTGAAGCAGCGGAAATCGCGGATCTTTTCCTTTTCGACATAAAGCACGTTGACCCCAAGAAGCATGAATACTATACTGGCGTAAGCAATTCCATAATTTTGTCTAACCTGGAAAAGCTTGATGAAGTCCTTGTCCGGAGAGGCAGAGGCCGAATAAATATCAGGATGCCCCTCATCCCCGGAATCAACGACGATCCCCATAATCTCGAAGCTGTCGCCGAGCTTTCAGCCTCTCTGAAGACTCTTTCCGGGGTCAACATACTCCCATATCACTCCACAGGCGAAGGGAAATACAGGAACCTCGGGATGGAATACAAAATGGGGAAGTATCTTCCTCCAAGGGAAGACAAGATCGCGGAAGCTCTCGATATATTTCGAAGGCAGGGTATTGAAGCGGTAAAAGGAGGATAA